Genomic DNA from Flavobacterium sp. N502540:
ACTTCTCCTTTAAAAATATCATTTCCTCTTAAAGATATTTTTAGATCTTTATTCAATAAAAGGTATTGGATCGCCAGTGATAATGAGTTTGTTGCTTTATTATTGTAAACACCATCGATTCCAGGAAAACTATACCAATAGCTTACATTAAAAAGTATCGTTTTACTTGAATTTAAAGTAAAATCATTGCTCGTAGATATTCTTGAGTTAAAACCTTTTTGCTCAGGTCGGGTTAAGTCTAAACTTGATTTAGAAATAGAATAATTGACATCAACAGAGTTGCTACTTGTCCAAAATTTGATTTTATCAAATACATAGTTCTCTGATATACCATACCTTGAAGTAGAAATATAATTCAGGATTGTAGATCTGATAATATTTCCATCTGAATCTGGTATTGAAATTGGATAATACATATTATCTTCATAACTGAAGTAAAACTTGTTTTCCAAATTTTTATACGTGTAGGTAAACTCAGCATTATCAATAAAAGCAGGCTGAAGAAATGGATTCCCCTGCATTGTTTGAAAAATATTAGTATACCAAATATTAGGATTTAAATCACTGTATTGTGGTCTGTCGATTCTTCGACTATAGCTAAGATTAAATTTAGAGTCATCGTTAGGTGTATAGGACAAATATGCGGTAGGGAAAATTTTTATATAGTCCTTTTTTACCAATTGATTCAAACTTAAAGTAAATGATTCTGTTTGCGTGGCCTCGACCCTTACTCCTAACTGGGATTCCCACTTATCATTTATCTTTTTAACTCCTGAAATATAAACTGCCTGTACATTTTCAGTATAATCAAAATTATTCTGAGTCAAAGGCATCTGTGTAACTGGATTATTCACCAATCCACTATTAAAATTCAGAATATCATTGTTTGCTTTTGAATTTGAAATTTTACCTCCAAAATTCAACACAGCAAATTTTGTTGGAAAGTCTACATCTAATTTGGCTGACAAATTAGTAATATCCAGATTGTTAACATTTATACCGGAGAAATATTGTTTTTTATAAGGATTTTCAATTACTGAAATACCGCCAAACCTTCTGGTATCTTCATTATCATAATTAAAATAATCAAAGTTCAGACTAATCTTTTTTCCTAATGAATCTAATTTGAATTCATTATAAAAATTAAAAGATCTGATACCTGGGTATCTGACAGTTCTTCCATCTGAGTTCAAACTTTGTACCGCCTCACTAGTTACATTATTATAAATTATTGTTGATGGGCTATCTGTTCCCACGGGTTTATTATTATTAGTCATGTATTGTCCGCCTATTTTCCAGTTGGAAGAAAGCTGATATTCAATGTCTAATTTTGCATTTAGCGCTGCATATTTTACTTTTATTGGAGAATTAGTATGCAAAATTTCGTCTGGAAAATAAACATATTCATCACGTTGTATGTATTGCCCTCCGTTTTTATAATTAATCGATGCTGAAACACTTAATTTATCTTTGTTATAATTAAAACTTCCCATCGTTGCACCTTCACTATAAACCCTTTGAAGATAAGACGCTCCGATTAAACCATTCCAGGAATTCTTTTTTGCCTTTTTTAATACAATATTCACCAATCCGCTGTTTCCGGCCGCTTCGTATTTGGAAGGTGGATTGGTAATAACTTCGATATTTTTGATATTATCAGAAGGTATCGATTTCAGAAAATTAGTCAGATCCTCTCCTGACAGTGTTAGTACTTTGTCATCGACCATTACAATTAAATTACTTTTCCCAATTATCGCCACATTATCTTCTTGTACTCTGACACCCGGAGTAATTTTAAGCGTCTCGAAAGCATCTCCTCCTGCAGCACTAATCGAATTCTCTACATTAAAAATTAATCGATCAACTTTTCTTTCTATCAACTTTTTTTTGGCTACGATTGTTACATTTTCCAGTTCGTTTACGCTTGCAACGATTATTTTTCCTAAATCCAAATTGGTATTTACTTCAATCACTTTGGTAAATAATATTGTTTTTCCCTCCTTAATTTCTAATTTGTATAAACCTTGTTCTGCCAGTATAGTAAAACTTCCATCGTTTTCTGTGAGCTCACTTTTAACAGCTATTGAATCTTTAGAAACTAGGATAACCTCGGCCAACGCAATAGGAGTATTATCTTTTTTATTTACCGTTCCGGTAATTTTTATCTGAGCAAATACCGATATATTTATAAAAAGCAGAAAAAAACTAATAACATTCTTCATTTTGTTTTGTTTGTGTTTATTTTTTTTAATCAAATTACCTCGTTATATAATCAAATCTGAAATGTTACTATTTCATCATTTTCTTTATCGTAATCCTTATTCTCTAATTCCGTTTCGTATTCCGTTAAACTTATATTCTCAATTAAAAGAGCCAGATCCTCAATTTCAATATTTTCAAATAAATCTCTTATCGAAAGTTTTATTTCAAACTCCCTTTGTATGAGGCTAATCAATTTGGTAGCTTTTAAACTATGTCCGCCCATTTCAAAAAAGTTGTCAGTTGTACCGATCTTTTCAATTCCTAATACATCCTGCCATATCATTACTAACTTTTCTTCAATTTCATTCTTTGGAGCTTTATATTCTTTTCTTATGATATCTGCTCCCGAGATTTGCGGCAAATTCCTGCGATCTATTTTTCCATTTGGTGTAACAGGTAACTCTTTCATCAAAACATAGAAACTTGGAACCATATAATCTGGCAGTCTGTCTTGTAAAAAATGTCTAATTTCTAATTTATCAATCTCGGCCTCTGAACCTATAAAAGCAACTAGTACTTTTTCCTGGTTAACCTCCTCCACAAGTACAACTGATTGCTGTATTTGGGCCGAATATTTTGAAATCATACTCTCTATCTCTCCAAGCTCAATTCTAAACCCTCTGATTTTTACCTGATTATCACTCCTTCCTAAAAATTTGATATTTCCATCTGCCAGCCAGCAACCCAAATCGCCTGTTTCATACATTACAGAGTCAGGATTTAACGGATTTTTTATGAACTTCTCTTTTGTGAGTTCCTTATTATGTAAATAACCTCGACTTACACCTTCCCCGGCTATATATAAATTTCCGGTTACTCCAATAGGAACAGGGTTTAGTTCTTTATCTAATAAATAAATCTGAGTGTTCAAAATTGGTCGGCCAATAGACAAGCTGCTCTCGTTATTATATAAGGTCTCGATTGATGTTACAGTTGTTTCAGTAGGTCCGTACTCATTGTAAAAACTACAGTAGTTGTGCCATTTTTTAGCGGTGTTAATGGAACAAATATCACCTCCGGAAATTATTCGTCTTAAGAAAGAATACTTCTTAGGTGTTATTTTCTCAACAACTGCCGGGACAGCATGGAAATGAGTAATCTTAGCAGATTCAAGAAAAACCTCCAGTTTCTTGGCATCTAATAACACGTCCTGACTAAGAATACTTAAACAAGCTCCGTTTAAAAGAGCCAAAAATATTTGCTCCACTGAAGCATCAAAAGCTATATTCGAAAACTGAGAAATATTGTCCGTTTCATTAATTTCAAACTTTATGGACTGAGAGGTTATTAAATTA
This window encodes:
- a CDS encoding outer membrane beta-barrel family protein, which translates into the protein MKNVISFFLLFINISVFAQIKITGTVNKKDNTPIALAEVILVSKDSIAVKSELTENDGSFTILAEQGLYKLEIKEGKTILFTKVIEVNTNLDLGKIIVASVNELENVTIVAKKKLIERKVDRLIFNVENSISAAGGDAFETLKITPGVRVQEDNVAIIGKSNLIVMVDDKVLTLSGEDLTNFLKSIPSDNIKNIEVITNPPSKYEAAGNSGLVNIVLKKAKKNSWNGLIGASYLQRVYSEGATMGSFNYNKDKLSVSASINYKNGGQYIQRDEYVYFPDEILHTNSPIKVKYAALNAKLDIEYQLSSNWKIGGQYMTNNNKPVGTDSPSTIIYNNVTSEAVQSLNSDGRTVRYPGIRSFNFYNEFKLDSLGKKISLNFDYFNYDNEDTRRFGGISVIENPYKKQYFSGINVNNLDITNLSAKLDVDFPTKFAVLNFGGKISNSKANNDILNFNSGLVNNPVTQMPLTQNNFDYTENVQAVYISGVKKINDKWESQLGVRVEATQTESFTLSLNQLVKKDYIKIFPTAYLSYTPNDDSKFNLSYSRRIDRPQYSDLNPNIWYTNIFQTMQGNPFLQPAFIDNAEFTYTYKNLENKFYFSYEDNMYYPISIPDSDGNIIRSTILNYISTSRYGISENYVFDKIKFWTSSNSVDVNYSISKSSLDLTRPEQKGFNSRISTSNDFTLNSSKTILFNVSYWYSFPGIDGVYNNKATNSLSLAIQYLLLNKDLKISLRGNDIFKGEVQRGNLTVNSIYQENRYYFDRQSFQLSLSYKFGNKKIRGIQRETGNGDEKGRTGN